From a region of the Impatiens glandulifera chromosome 4, dImpGla2.1, whole genome shotgun sequence genome:
- the LOC124936667 gene encoding uncharacterized protein LOC124936667 translates to MNALKLCKPICYQSPFLHISSPHPLLIQHNTVSVANRERNTVCNRTMFIRAYIDDDKQEEKNKRKSFLTLEEAGLVELSGLSTHERFLCRLTISSLNLLRVIAEEEECTMEELNAGRICDWFVNDKLKREQNIGSAVLQWDDSEFPL, encoded by the exons ATGAATGCACTGAAACTATGCAAGCCCATTTGTTATCAATCTCCATTTCTCCATATTTCTTCTCCTCATCCACTTCTCATACAACACAATACAGTTTCAGTTGCTAATAGAGAAAGAAACACAGTTTGTAATCGAACTATGTTTATCAGAGCTTACATTGATGATGATAAACAAGAAGAGAAGAATAAGAGGAAAAGTTTCTTGACTTTAGAAGAAGCTGGATTAGTTGAACTCTCTGGTCTAAGCACCCATGAAAGATTCCTCTGCCGCTTAACT ATATCATCTTTGAATCTATTGAGAGTGATAGCAGAGGAAGAAGAATGCACAATGGAGGAACTGAATGCAGGCAGGATTTGTGATTGGTTTGTAAATGACAAGTTGAAGAGGGAGCAAAATATTGGGTCTGCAGTTCTTCAATGGGATGATTCTGAATTCCCACTctga